TAAAAATAAACCCAAAACTTGCATGGCGCTTACTACGGCGGCAATTATCCCAATAGGCAAATATAAGAGCATAATAATAAAGGAATATGTTTTCCATGCTGGATTTTGATTTATATTCAAATCGTCTTTAGATACCATTGAGTAAGAATATGGAGCCAACAAAAATTTAGATAATTGAATTAACCCAAGACCAATTGGAGCGGGAATAATCAAAATTGTCAAAAGACTACCCAATAAAAAGGTTAAAAAGGCGGTCATAAATCCCAAAAATGGAAAGTGCCATAAAATATTCCCTAACATACGCATAGATATTCTCTCCCTATTTCAACTTGGTTAAAGGTTATTAAAACTATTTTATCCGTGAAAAGACTAAACCCAGCGTGTTACAGCAGGCAACTCACTCTCGTGTATTGCTTTGTTTATTTCTTCAATCGAGGCGGTGGCTGTTCCGCTTTTACCTACAACAATTCCCGCNNNNNNNNNNNNNNNNNNNNNNNNNNNNNNNNNNNNNNNNNNNNNNNNNNNNNNNNNNNNNNNNNNNNNNNNNNNNNNNNNNNNNNNNNNNNNNNNNNNNNNNNNNNNNNNNNNNNNNNNNNNNNNNNNNNNNNNNNNNNNNNNNNNNNNNNNNNNNNNNNNNNNNNNNNNNNNNNNNNNNNNNNNNNNNNNNNNNNNNNNNNNNNNNNNNNNNNNNNNNNNNNNNNNNNNNNNNNNNNNNNNNNNNNNNNNNNNNNNNNNNNNNNNNNNNNNNNNNNNNNNNNNNNNNNNNNNNNNNNNNNNNNNNNNNNNNNNNNNNNNNNNNNNNNNNNNNNNNNNNNNNNNNNNNNNNNNNNNNNNNNNNNNNNNNNNNNNNNNNNNNNNNNNNNNNNNNNNNNNNNNNNNNNNNNNNNNNNNNNNNNNNNNNNNNNNNNNNNNNNNNNNNNNNNNNNNNNNNNNNNNNNNGTCAATAAATCCATGCCCGCCGCTAAACCTAAACCAACGCTTGCGATAACTGTATCACCCGCACCGGTTACATCAAACACTTGCCTTGCCATAGTTGGTAAGTGCCAAACCTCGTTTTTATTAATAAATAATGCCATACCATCTGAACCAAGAGTCGTTAACAAATGTTTACATTTTAATGTATCAAATAATCGAAAACCCGCAGTTAAAATTTCATCTTTTGTGCCGGCAGGTAAGTTCGCCGCTTCGGCGGTTTCTTTATTATTGGGAGTGAGCAAGTCAACAGCTTGATAGTTGGCGTAATTAGGCGATTTTGGGTCTACTAAAATCAAAGGTGCTTTAGCCAAGCTCAAACAATATTTCTTTATTTCTTCTATTAAAGAAGCGGTAATGAGCCCTTTTCCGTAATCAGAAATAATAATTACCGAGACTTCGTTTAAACATTTTTTAACTCTGATTAAGACGTTTTCTAAGAGTTCGCCTTGAACTGGAGCAATTTTTTCTTTATCAAAGCGTAAAACTTGTTGATGTCTCGCCATAATTCTGGTTTTAATAGAGGTAACGCATTCAACGCTTTGTTCAAGTTCGTTGTTTATGCCTTTGGCTTGAAGTAATTCAGCTAACAAAGTAGCACTACTGTCCACCCCACTCACAGCACATAAGATGGGCGAGCCACCTAAGGCTTTAATATTGGCGGCTACGTTACCGGCTCCACCTAAGCGAGACTCTTCGCTTTGAATATTCACAACCGGAACAGGGGCTTCGGGAGAAATTCGACTCGCATCACCCTTGAGATATTGGTCGATCATTACATCGCCTAGAATAAGGAGCTTTTGTTGCTTTAAACTTGGTAAATATTGGCGTAAAGTAGTTATCACGATAAAAAAGCCTTTTAAATAATATTGTTTTGTTTAAAATATCTTTAAGCAGACCAAAAATCAATAAAACAAAAGAGTCTTTATGTCTATTATAAACCAAATGCAGACTTATGCTCAAAAAAATTTTGAAAAACATCAACGTTCTTTTATTTCTTTAAAACAACTTAAATCCTTAGCTAAAAGCACGGGACAAAGCTTAAAAGCCTTAGAACTGCTCGCTTTAAGAAATAAAATTTTGCCCGAACGCTATAAACGCAACCTAGACATTATCAGCTTGGAAGAACAACTTTTGTTAAAAGAGAGTAGCGTCTTGTTAATTGGTTTAGGCGGATTAGGCGGGCATTGTTTAGACTTTTTGTTGAGGCTTGGCGTGGGTAGTATTTTGGCTGTTGATGGCGACAAGTTTGAAGAAAGCAATTTAAACAGACAACTACTGTGTACGCTTGGCGGTTTAAACAAAGCTAAAACAGACGCCGCCCTTAAACATGCTAAAAAGATTAATCAAGCGGTTGATTTTAAAGTTATAAATCAGTTTTTAGATGCAGGCAGCATGTATGAGGTGATGCAGTCTCAACCCTTTGATTTAGTGATTGATGCCCTTGGCGGATTAAAAAACCGTATGCACCTGCAACAAGCAGCGACTAAAGCGAAGCTAAACGTAGTAACGGGAGCGATTGCGGGTTTTAGTGGCTATATTAGTTTAGTGCCTTTTATAGCAGGCGAGGCGACAATAAACCCCGCTCAATTTCTAGGCACAAGTGCAAACATAGAAGATAAAATAGGTACGCCCGCCCCAACGGTTGCCTTTGCCGCTTCTTTAATGCTGACCTTTACGCAGGAAGCACTCATCAAAAAGAAAAAAAACGAAGCTCTTCAAGCCCAATATTTGATTTTTGATTTAAAGACGCAAACGCTTGAGAAGGTTAAGTTTTGATTAATGATTAGGTTTATTTTCTCTTTCTAAATTTTTCTTGGGCATATATATATGATTCTTTAATAAATGGCTTTAATTTTTCAAATGTTTCAGAAGATGGACTAAGCACACAAATCCAACACATCCACGCATAAACAGGGTGTGGCATTATTGTGTCAAGTTTAGTAAAGTCATAGTCCATTTGAACAATACCACCCGCTGGAGGTCTAGTCGGTATATATGAAAACATCTTTATAAAAGTCTCTTTTTTAATACCAATATTTACTCTAAAAACATTTTCCCTGTTTATGTTTGACGATTTATCATTTAAGCCATCTTTTTCTTTTATTGTAAGGATATACACTCCTTTACTGAGAGTGCCTTGAGGATTATAAAAAATTGCCTTTTCACCCCAATTTTTATTTAACACTACTCCATCTAAGATGTCTGTACAATAATTCAGTATACTTTCTATCGTTATCAAACAACCACACCTTTTCTCTCTACTGATTTATTTTTTTCAACAAAACGTCTAATACACCCTCAAGAGTTAACTCGCCAGTATCAACAATAATAGCATCTTCGGCGGGTTTTAACGGGGCGATAGGGCGGTTGCGGTCGGCGGCATCTCGGGTTTTGATTTGTTCTGTTAAAACAATTAAATCAGCTGGTTTACCTTGGGCTTTTAATTGTTTAAAACGTCGCATGGCTCTAACTTCGGGCGAGGCATCAAGAAAAAACTTAAACGGAGCCTGAGGGAAGACAACAGACCCCATATCTCGTCCTTCCGCTACTAAATCAAACTTTTGCCCCAGGGCTTGTTGTTGTTCTCTTAAGGCGTTACGCACAAGCTCAAGCGGAGCGATTTTTGACGCCATTGTTCCGACTTCTTCGTTGCGAATTTCTTCGCCAATAGCTACGCCATTCATTTTTAAAGTTGTTTCCGCACCACTACCGCTTAATTCAAAAGTAAATTCTGACAAACTCTGTTTCAATTCGGTTTCGCTAAGATTAACAGCATTAGCCCCTAATTTTAAGGCGATAGCACGGAACATCGCTCCGGTATCTAAATAAGCGAGTTTAAGCCTACCTGCTAAAGCAGAGGCGAGGGAACTTTTTCCTACTCCCGCCGGACCATCAAGGGTAATGATTTTTTTCATTAAAAGCTCTCTTTTATCACAACAAGCGTAAAAAACAAATTAAGCCAAAGCTTTTTTAAGTTCTTGAATAAAAATAACATTTTCTTCGGGAGAACCCACACTTACCCTTAAATGAGTCAATAAATTATAACTCTTTAAGGGGCGTATAATTACACCACGACTCAAAAGATGTTCAAATAAAGTTAAAGCCGTGTGTTTTGTGCTTTGCGGAAGTTGAAACATAAGGAAATTTGCCTGACTCGGATAGACTTTACAGCCAAGTTTTTCTAGTTCTTCTTTTAAATAAACACGCCCTTTATGCACTGTTTCTAAAGTCAGCTTATAAAAGGTTTTATCTTCCAAGGCGGCAAGAGCGGCTTCTTCGGCGAGAATATTTACGCTAAAAGGTAATCTAACTCGCTGTAAATAATCGGCAAGTTCAGCAGAGAGCATGGCATAACCAATGCGCAGCCCCGCTAAACCGTAGCTTTTGGAAAAAGTACGACAAATCACTAAATTCGGGTGGTTATCTAACTCTGATAACAACGAATATTTTTGTTCGTCATCAGCAAAATCCATATAGGCTTCGTCAACAACTAACAGGCAAGTTTTTGGCAATTTATCTAATAAAAACAACAAATCGGCTTTTGCTACCGTATGTCCCGAAGGGTTGTCAGGGCTTGTGATAAAGGCGAGGCGCGTATTCGCATCGGCTTCTTGAACGAATTTTTCTAAAGGAAAGCTAAAATCAGAGTTTAAAGCGACTTCTCTTAACTCAACGCCCGCTAATTTGGTTTGCAGAGTATAAATGCTGAAACAAGGCTTAAAGGTTAAGATATTATGTTCTTTTGGCACGGCAGAAATGCGAATTAACAAGTCTAAAACTTCATCAGAGCCATTACCGACTACAATTTGTTCAGGCTTTAGTTTGTAGTGTTTGGCAATCGCCTCTCTTAAGCGTGGGTTGCCAGATTGAGGATAACGAAAGGAAAAGCCAAGGTGTTTTTCCACAGCTTTTTGTACTAAAGGCGAAGTGCCTAACGGGGCTTCGTTACTCGCTAATTTAATTACTTTTTCTAATTTATATTTATCTCGAATCTCATCAATGGAAAGACCCGCCACATAAGGGGAAAAGTCTTTTATCTCAGGACGGACGCTAAAAACAGGGCTTTGAGTGTTTTTTGACATGAGTTTATTTTTAAGTATTTTTAAAGTTAAGGTAAAAAAAGACTATTTTGAGTTGGCATAATAGGCAACAATCGCCTCAACCAAAGCAGGAATGGTAAACTCTTTACCTTCAATGGCGACTTGAACCCCATATTTTTCCAAAGTTTTTCCTGTAATCGGACCAATAGAAGCAAGTTTAATTTCAGGGTGTTTTTTTAATAACTCAGGGCTAACTAAGCTGAAAAAGTTATCAACTGTTGATGATGAGCCAAAAGTGATACAATCTAACTCTTTATTTTCAATCGCTTTTAAAACCGCTTCTTTTTTGGCGGCTCCGGGTTTAGTTTCATAAACAGGCAGTATCTCTACAGTTGCACCGGCTTTAATTAATTCTTCGGGTAAAACTTCTCTGGCAACTAAAGCTCTGGGGATCAGGATCTTTTTATTGCCCATGCCTAGCTTTGTTAAACCTTCGACAAC
This Desulfovibrio litoralis DSM 11393 DNA region includes the following protein-coding sequences:
- a CDS encoding YccF domain-containing protein, giving the protein MRMLGNILWHFPFLGFMTAFLTFLLGSLLTILIIPAPIGLGLIQLSKFLLAPYSYSMVSKDDLNINQNPAWKTYSFIIMLLYLPIGIIAAVVSAMQVLGLFLTIIGIPMAIPLAKSLGTYLNPVGKVCVPVETAEAIRLQKVYGQAQDFAKK
- a CDS encoding bifunctional heptose 7-phosphate kinase/heptose 1-phosphate adenyltransferase; the protein is MITTLRQYLPSLKQQKLLILGDVMIDQYLKGDASRISPEAPVPVVNIQSEESRLGGAGNVAANIKALGGSPILCAVSGVDSSATLLAELLQAKGINNELEQSVECVTSIKTRIMARHQQVLRFDKEKIAPVQGELLENVLIRVKKCLNEVSVIIISDYGKGLITASLIEEIKKYCLSLAKAPLILVDPKSPNYANYQAVDLLTPNNKETAEAANLPAGTKDEILTAGFRLFDTLKCKHLLTTLGSDGMALFINKNEVWHLPTMARQVFDVTGAGDTVIASVGLGLAAGMDLLT
- a CDS encoding HesA/MoeB/ThiF family protein → MSIINQMQTYAQKNFEKHQRSFISLKQLKSLAKSTGQSLKALELLALRNKILPERYKRNLDIISLEEQLLLKESSVLLIGLGGLGGHCLDFLLRLGVGSILAVDGDKFEESNLNRQLLCTLGGLNKAKTDAALKHAKKINQAVDFKVINQFLDAGSMYEVMQSQPFDLVIDALGGLKNRMHLQQAATKAKLNVVTGAIAGFSGYISLVPFIAGEATINPAQFLGTSANIEDKIGTPAPTVAFAASLMLTFTQEALIKKKKNEALQAQYLIFDLKTQTLEKVKF
- a CDS encoding DUF6194 family protein, giving the protein MITIESILNYCTDILDGVVLNKNWGEKAIFYNPQGTLSKGVYILTIKEKDGLNDKSSNINRENVFRVNIGIKKETFIKMFSYIPTRPPAGGIVQMDYDFTKLDTIMPHPVYAWMCWICVLSPSSETFEKLKPFIKESYIYAQEKFRKRK
- the cmk gene encoding (d)CMP kinase, which translates into the protein MKKIITLDGPAGVGKSSLASALAGRLKLAYLDTGAMFRAIALKLGANAVNLSETELKQSLSEFTFELSGSGAETTLKMNGVAIGEEIRNEEVGTMASKIAPLELVRNALREQQQALGQKFDLVAEGRDMGSVVFPQAPFKFFLDASPEVRAMRRFKQLKAQGKPADLIVLTEQIKTRDAADRNRPIAPLKPAEDAIIVDTGELTLEGVLDVLLKKINQ
- the hisC gene encoding histidinol-phosphate transaminase, with protein sequence MSKNTQSPVFSVRPEIKDFSPYVAGLSIDEIRDKYKLEKVIKLASNEAPLGTSPLVQKAVEKHLGFSFRYPQSGNPRLREAIAKHYKLKPEQIVVGNGSDEVLDLLIRISAVPKEHNILTFKPCFSIYTLQTKLAGVELREVALNSDFSFPLEKFVQEADANTRLAFITSPDNPSGHTVAKADLLFLLDKLPKTCLLVVDEAYMDFADDEQKYSLLSELDNHPNLVICRTFSKSYGLAGLRIGYAMLSAELADYLQRVRLPFSVNILAEEAALAALEDKTFYKLTLETVHKGRVYLKEELEKLGCKVYPSQANFLMFQLPQSTKHTALTLFEHLLSRGVIIRPLKSYNLLTHLRVSVGSPEENVIFIQELKKALA